One segment of Choloepus didactylus isolate mChoDid1 chromosome 15, mChoDid1.pri, whole genome shotgun sequence DNA contains the following:
- the LOC119510428 gene encoding serine/threonine-protein kinase Kist-like, whose product MAGSGCAWGAGPPRFLEAFGRLWQVQSRLGSGSSASVYRVRCCGTPGSPPGALKQFLPPGTTGAAASAAEYGFRKERAALEQLQGHRNIVTLYGVFTIHFSPNVPSRCLLLELLDVSVSELLLYSSHQGCSMWMIQHCARDVLEALAFIHHEGYVHADLKPRNILWSAENECFKLIDFGLSFKEGNQDVKYIQTDGYRAPEAELQNCLAQAGLQSDTECTSAVDLWSLGIILLEMFSGMKLKHTVRSQDWKANSSAIIDHIFASKAVVNAAIPAYHLRDLIKSMLHDDPSRRIPAEMALCSPFFSIPFAPHIEDLVMLPTPVLRLLNVLDDDYLENEEEYEDVVEDVKEECQKYGPVVSLLVPKENPGRGQVFVEYANAGDSKAAQKLLTGRMFDGKFVVATFYPLSAYKRGYLYQTLL is encoded by the coding sequence ATGGCGGGGTCCGGCTGCGCGTGGGGCGCGGGGCCGCCGCGGTTTCTGGAGGCCTTTGGGCGGCTTTGGCAGGTACAGAGCCGCCTGGGCAGCGGCTCCTCGGCCTCGGTGTATCGGGTGCGCTGCTGTGGCACCCCTGGCTCGCCCCCCGGCGCCCTCAAGCAGTTCTTGCCGCCTGGAACCACCGGGGCTGCAGCCTCGGCCGCAGAGTATGGTTTCCGCAAAGAGAGGGCGGCGCTGGAACAATTGCAGGGTCACAGGAACATCGTGACTTTGTATGGAGTCTTTACAATTCACTTCTCTCCAAATGTGCCATCACGCTGTCTGTTGCTTGAACTCCTGGATGTCAGTGTTTCGGAATTGCTTTTATATTCCAGTCACCAGGGTTGCTCCATGTGGATGATACAGCATTGTGCCAGAGATGTCCTAGAGGCCCTTGCTTTTATTCATCATGAGGGTTATGTCCATGCGGACCTTAAACCACGTAACATATTGTGGAGTGCAGAGAATGAATGTTTCAAACTCATTGACTTTGGACTTAGCTTCAAAGAAGGCAATCAGGAtgtaaaatatattcagacaGATGGGTATCGGGCTCCAGAAGCAGAACTGCAAAATTGCTTGGCCCAGGCTGGCCTGCAGAGTGATACAGAATGTACCTCAGCTGTTGATCTGTGGAGCCTAGGAATCATTTTACTGGAAATGTTCTCAGGAATGAAACTGAAACATACAGTCAGATCTCAGGATTGGAAGGCAAACAGTTCTGCTATCATTGATCACATATTTGCCAGTAAAGCAGTGGTGAATGCCGCAATTCCAGCCTATCACCTAAGAGACCTTATCAAAAGTATGCTTCATGATGATCCAAGCAGAAGAATTCCTGCTGAAATGGCATTATGCAGCCCATTCTTTAGCATTCCTTTTGCTCCTCACATTGAAGATCTGGTGATGCTTCCTACTCCAGTGCTAAGACTTCTGAATGTATTGGATGATGattatcttgaaaatgaagaggaATACGAAGATGTTGTAGAAGATGTAAAAGAGGAGTgtcaaaaatatggaccagtggTATCTCTGCTTGTTCCAAAGGAAAATCCTGGCAGAGGACAAGTCTTTGTCGAGTATGCGAATGCTGGTGATTCCAAAGCTGCTCAGAAATTACTGACTGGAAGGATGTTTGATGGGAAGTTTGTTGTGGCTACATTCTACCCACTGAGTGCCTACAAGAGGGGATATCTGTATCAAACTTTGCTTTAA